The DNA segment TGGCACTCAATATGCTTAACCATGCCAGACCGATGGACCCTTCCGGACCGGGATTCCGCACTATCTTGGTGCGCGAGGAGGAATGAACAGGGCATACGTTGTATAATCGACATCCTGGGCCGGTATAATCAGGATGAGGAGAGGGCCCGCCAGTCCCACGATGCGTACCTAGCCCTGGCGAACGAAATCGTTAGCCGCCGCCTCAAGGCATCTCTTTCAGTCAAACCATCGACATTCGGGGGGACCGTCGGGCGGCAGTTCACCAAGGCGCTCGTCGGCAGCCTGTGCGAGAAGGCAGCTGATCTCGGTGTTCCTATAGAGTTAGACATGGAGGGGCAGCGTATGGTCGATTTGACCTTGGAATTGGCCGAGGACTGCGCCCATTCCGCCATTAAGCCCACCGTCGCCCTGCAGGCATATCTCAACCGCACCCCGCAGGACATCGAGCGTATGATCGATTCTGGGGTCAGAGTGAGGTTGGTGAAGGGGGCGTACACCGGCGACATCCGCGATTTCACGACCATCTGCGAGGTATACAAGGACCTAATTGAGCTGATAATCTCCAGGGACGTCCCGTTCTGTGTAGCCACCCACGACGCGGACCTCATCGAATGGGCACAACAAAGGTTCCATGACCGCGACATGATGGAATTCAGCTTCCTCAAGGGCCTGTCCGACCAGACCAAGGTACATCTGGTGTCCGATGGTTGGAAGGTCTCGGAGTATGTCCCTTACGGGGCGAACAAGGAAGGTTATGAAGCCCGCAGGAAGACCTACCTGAGAACACTGGATGAACTCGGAAGAGTCCCTGCCCCATGATACATCCGTGGCATACCTTTTTCTATAATGAATTGCCGATTAAGCTCTAAGTCCGTCGATGCCCTTAGCCTAGCACCGGTGGGGACATGTCTAGGAGGAGGGCATGATTCCTATCATAATGATTGCATAAATAGAGCCGATGGAGTAAATTCCTAATCGCATTGATAATGTATTAACAGACTATATGGATAATAATAGCTTTAATATTTCAAGCTCATACAGGAGGCGGGAATCCTTGGTGACAAGGGGACCTGACTTCAGAGGAGGAGAAGCCGATTAGACGGCGAGGGAAGGGAAGCAAGGGCGACCGAGCTTCTCCATCGCACGTCCGGCTCAAACAGTAACTGAGGGAAAAAAGGAGGAAAAAAAATGGCAGAAGAATCGAATGTGCATGCGAAAGTGGCGATGGCCGATGTGGCTGGACTGTTCCTCATCGGGTTCTTCGTCCTATTGGTCGGATGCTACGGATTGAAGCTGATGGACACTCTCGATGTGGTTGTGGCGATCTCCATCCCAGTAGGTATTGTCGCCCTTCTCGTCACATTGATGATGTATCTGAACGAGAATGTCCTAGGAACTGGAATATTTGCTCCGCTGGCAATATTCTTCTTATCGGTTGGTGTGATACCCACAAGCGTCAGTGGCGCCCTGTTTATGGTCACCATTGGCATCATCATCGGGGTTGACGCTATCGTTGCCCTTAGCCAGCCGGTTAAGACGCTTCCGATCCACCTGGGAATCGCAACAATCGCATTCTTTGCGACCGCTGCGTTCTACAACGACACTAGCCTTGAGGCGGCGAGATATCTCTTCGGTATCCTGTGGTTCGTGCTCGGCCTGTACTCGTTCTATATGGCGGCGGGCATAATGCTGCTGGTACTGAAGGGCAAGCAGGTTCTCCCGTTGCTCATCAAAGCTTAAGCGTCCAAACCTCGCTTAAAGGCCAAAACCCCTTCCTATGCCTTTCTTTTTTCAAACCTAGCCGTTGCTTCTTTTCATACTAGGCTCTACAAAAATGGCTTACTAGTCTTGAAAAAACGGCAGATTAGGGAGGCAGTCGTTCAAACTCTAAGCGCTCTCTAGGAGCCCAACTCCGGGCAAGATTCGAAGCTTAGGAGTTCCTGCAAGCAGTAACGACAAGTCCTGATGCATGAAAACATCTTAGAACCTCGGGCAAGAAAAGGGGGATTTACGGGCTGTTTTTCTGTTGAAATGCCCCCCTGTTTTCTTGCCGATCTATGGCAATTTTCGGGTTCGAAGAACAAAAAAATATCGTTCGTCCGTCGAATGTACTCAACGCAGTCATCGTATGTTCTTATAATGTATAACGGTAGAATGCTCCGGTAGGCGATATTGCGCATTAATGTGCATCAAATCTCCCCACTCAATTTGATATTCGGGAGACCGTTGTTGACTATATTGGCATTATTAGCGTAATATTCTATTGATTGCATTGTATCTATTAACAATATGGAATTGTATGATAACAATTATATCAATAGCATCAATAGCTTCTATAGCCGAGGGTCTCGACCCCGGCTCTTTGGTGGTCTCAAAATGGAAGAAAGCAAAGCGCCCGAAGCGAGGACAAGCATACAGATTTCTCCGGAGACCCGGGATCGATTATTCCGTTTGAAGTTCCGAAGGACCTATGATCAATTCTTGAACGAGCTCTGTGATGCTTACGAAAGGGAGGAAAAAAGCACCCAAGAATCATCTAAAACTCCCTGACTTTTTACACCTTTTTCATCATTTTTTTACGAAGCTAATAATTATTAGCTAGTATGGATAACTGCTATTATTGTTAAGGTGAAACATTAACGCGTATTTTCGCTCGTGACGATATTATTAGCAGTAAAAAAACGAAAAGAAACGGCGCCCCGCCTAAGATAGGGGCAAGAAAAAACATGGGGATTTTTGATTTTTCATACATTGTATTTATATATTAATTAATAAATATTTTCTATCTTTTTCACTTGACTTTCTCAGTCAAGGCGCGCTCTCGCGGACCTCCGTTACCTCGTCTAAAGTTATCGGCCCGTCCTTGATCATCGCCCGGATTTTGGGCAGAACGGCCATGATTTTCTCCTCAGAATCCACGGTCTCGATAAGCATCGGGAGGTCAGTTGAAAGACGCAAAGGGGACGTTGAATGTAGCAAACTTCGCCTTCCGAACCCATACACGCCACGGGTCACCGTAGCCCCTCTGATGCCATCCTCCCTAAGCAAATGGACCACCGCCTTGTATGTCGGCATTCCTTTGAACTGGTCCGATTCACCCACATATGCCTTCAGCCGCAGCATCTTCACCATTGACGTCATTCAGCTCCCTACCAGCAAACCCACTGCTCTCCCCAGGAACGCCCCCAGGACACAGACTCCGCCATTAAGGAGTATGTTCCCCAAAGCCCATAGCCATTGCCCTCCCTGAGCTAGATTGACCGTTTCCAGGGAGAATGAAGACAGGGTGGTGAAACCGCCGAAAACGCCTATGAACAGGAACGCCCTGGTCACCGAGCTGATGCCCTCTCCCTGGGACCAGAAGAAGAACAGCATGGCGATCAGGAAGCTGCCGATCAGATTGACAGCAAAGGTGCCCCAAGGGAAGTCTCCCCTGGTCAAATACCCCTGCAGGAGGTAGCGGAACACGCTTCCGATGGCCCCACCTAGTGCTACAAGAATAACGAGCTTCAACTCTTCCGTTTCCACGCCCGCCCTCAAGCAATCAGATTACTTATGATTGACTATTTTCCAGGTTTTCCAGTTAAATATAGCAAAAAGATAAAAAATACAAGTTAGTAGCTGAAATAGCTTAATGATTTAATGATACAGCTATGTTGTCTAAAATAGGACATAATGTCGCTTGAAAGGGAATATCGTGCCGACGTGCGGGTCATCAGGAAGCCCGATCGGAAAGAGCAGTCGTCGTCCGTGTCCATAAGTTCTCAACTTCCAGTACCAGGTCTTGGAATGAAGATCGTTTTCTGTGAATAGAACGGCCGCACTGAAAATACCAGATGGACGATTGGCAACATTTTAAACCACTTAGGCCGGTACATGGGCGCGTGAGCACCTTCTCGTTCATCGCCCGGATGCCTGATGATCCCGGCGCCCTGCATCGGGCCGCAGAGATCATCAAGAGCCACGGTGGGAACATCCATCGCGTCGACTACGACCGCCGCATCGATCCCCATATCGTGTTCTTCCAGGTAGACGCGGACGAGGATGCCCCAGAGAAGATCACCAAGGACCTCCGGGCCATCGGGTACCTACAGACCTCGCTGGCGACCCTGAGGTTCCTCAAGTTCTCAGTGTACCTTCCGGACGAGCCGGGCATGCTGTTCGAGTTCCTCGGACATACCACTGGTGCCGGCGCCAATATAGCATTCCTCGATTTTGACGACCGCGGTAAGCACCCCGGGCGCCTTACCGTCGCCCTGACCCTGGACAACGACGTCGTGGCCTACCAACTGCTGGAGGAAATGAAGCTCCGATGGAGGTTGGAGATCCTCGAGTATGACTCCACGGGCAAGAGGCTTGATGACACTGTCTTCTACATCCGCTTCGCCCAGGAGCTCCGCGAGATCATCGGTACCGAGGACGAGGAGTTCCTGTTCCGTCTGCTGCACGATTCCAACCACATCGCTCAAGAGCTTACCTCCCAGGGACGCGATCCCCATATGGTGTTCCGCTCCATCCTGCAGACCGGCCGGACCCTTCGCCAGACCACCGGGGCCGGATTCTACTCGGTATTCCAGGAGATGACGCTGAGCACTGGAGGGAAGCTTTACTGTTTCCAGCTGCCCTGCGGCGGATCGGTGTACGTCCTGCGCAACGCCGGCCGGATCGCCATGTTCGACACCGGGTTTGGCATCTATCACCGTGAGATCGTGGAGATGCTGGCCCATTTCGGCTTGGACGCGCGGGAGCTGGAAGGGATATTCATCACCCATGCCGACGCCGATCACTCCGGGGGCGGGGCGCTCTTCGAGGCCCCATCGTACCTGCATCAGGGCTCGATGGACATCATCCACGCTGCCAACCGGGCATACGGCTCGCAGATGGAGGGTTCGATCCTCGGCCAGGTGTACACCAAGTTCATCAACCTGTTCTCCCAGTTCAACCCTCCGACCAATGTGGTTCTCCTACCTCCGGCGTCCAACAAGACCCGCAACGGCCTCTCCATCATGGGTGAGATCGAAATATGCGGCCTGAAGTTCGAGGTACTCGAATCGCTGGGAGGGCATCTTCACGGGCACGTCTTCTATCTCTGCCCAGAGGTAGGGCTGGTGTTCACCGGCGATTGCCTCATCAACTTCGATTCCCTCACCCCCGAGATGGAGGAGTTCGCCACTCTAGCCAAGAACCTGATGACCACGGTCAACGTTGACTCGGAACGAGCGCGCAAGGAACGCAAGGCCTTGCTGGAGATCGGCCGTGAGTTCGACGACCGTGCAAAAGAAGATGGCCGTCGACTACTCGTCTGCTGTGGTCACGGGGCAGTCTCCACCATCGAGGGCAACGGCCTCAGGGTGCTCGGGGAAACGAAACGCTACTCGGTAGAGGAGCATTATCAGGCGAAGTGAGCATTGTTCTGTCCTCCTGCAAGTGAAGGTTGACGATGCCCGATCCGAGTGATGGAGAGGATGATCCTGAGCGATCGATCCTCTACCGGTCGGTCACGGTGTGATCATTCTTGATCTCCCCTCCATACATTCCCGCAGGCGGACGAGGATACGGGGATGATTATACCAACTTCGTCTCGTATCAATTGCATCAAGCTGGCTTTTGATAGACGGGTTAGAAGGATTATATAACATGCTCTTTTGACACATCTGGGGCGCTTTGGACTCCGTCCCGGGGCTCCGCAGAGGCTACGATGAAGCTCCGTTCGAAGACCCTCCTCGCCGTGGGCGCTATCATGATAGTTATGATGTTCGCCATCGTTGCTATCACCTCAGACATAGTGATGCAGGGGGCGATCACTCACGAGAAGAAGGACGTCGATTTAGCCCTGGACAGCGTCTCCATCTCCATTCGATCGGTCGAATCGGAGATGTCTAGGACAGCCAAGGATTGGGCCGCTTGGGACGCCACCTACGAGTTCATCGACAGCCTGGACCAGTCATATTTGGAATCCAACATGGATAATGAGACGTTGAGCAGCCTGCAGATGAACTATCTCCTGATGTTCAATAACTCCCGCCAGCTTATCTATGGTCAGGGATACGACAATGAGAATGCCGAACCTCTGAACGTATCCCCAGGAATCATCGACGTCGTCCTGGCCAATATTCCCGAAAAGGCCGTGGACGAGCCGAATGATTCCTTCCAGGGGGTGGTCCTGACCGAGCGGGGCCCCCTCCTGATCGCCGTTCACTCCATAACCGACGGGTCCGAGGCCCTGCCGGTAAGGGGGTTCCTGGTAATGGCCCGTCAATTAGACGATGCAGTGATCGAAAGCATCAGCGATATCGTCAAGGTGCATGCGGAAGTGTTCCCGGCCAACGACTCTGCCGGATGTGATCTCGACGCAGCGACCTGGAACGATGTGCTCCACAACGGGTCGGTGGTGGTTAAGCCTTTCAACGACACCTTGGTCTTCGGCTATCAGGCCCTGCCCGGGATCAACGGGTCGGCCGTGGCGGTGATGAAGATTGTGGGCGAACGGCATTCCATTGCTCAGGGGATCGAGTCCACTAACCTCATCGCCACAGATCTCGTGTTCGTCTCCCTCCTGTTCTGCGCGGTGACACTGGTGGTGACAGACCGCTTCACCACGAGACGGATAGGCCGATTGTCTCGCCAGGTTAAGGAGATTGGAAAGAACGGCAACACCGCCAGCCATGTAAACATGGACGGTTCGGACGAGCTGTCTGATCTTGCCCAGGAGATGAACGAGACCATTGACGCCCTCCATTCGACCAAGATCGCCCTCCAAGAGGGCGAGAGACGGTATCGGGCCATCGTCAACGATCAGACTGAGATGATCTTCCGCATGACCGAGGACGGCGTGGTCACCTTCGCCAACCAGGCCCTCCTGCACGACCTTCGCCGCAGCGAGGCCGAGGTCATTGGTACGAAGGTGCAGGACCTGGTGCCGCCCGAGATCTTCGAAAGGCTGAAGGCCCGCTGCGAAGAAGCGGCAATGGTCGAAGGCGCATTGAAAATCGACCACCACTCCCCCCGTTCATCCGGGGACAGGTGGATGTCCTGGATCATCCGGAAGATCCCTGTGGAGAATGGCGCATTGGAGTTCCAGTGGGTCGGCAGGGACCTCACCGAGCAAAAAATCGCCGAGAGCGCGTTGGCCATGGCCAACAAGAAGCTCAATCTTCTCGCTTCGATCACCCGCCACGACGTGATGAACAAGCTCACAGTGGCCCATGGCTACGTGACCATAGTCCGGGGACAGTCCTCCGATACCAAGGTCGTTGAACACCTGACCAAGGCCGAGGCTGCGCTGAAGTCCATCGAAGGCTACCTGGATTTCACCCGGGACTTCCAACAGATGGGCCTGGCCGCACCGGTATGGCTCAATTTGGAAGAGGCCATCGGCGAAGCTGCCGCCGGTGTACGCTCCGATGGCATCGAGGTGACCGTGGAGGTGGGGGACCTGGAGATCCTGACCGACCCACTCGTGGAGAAGGTATTCTTCAATATCCTTGATAACGCCCAGCGGCACGGCGTGAAGGTGACTACCATCCATATTGCCGCTCATATCGAGGAAGACGGAATGCTCCTGACGATCGAGGACAATGGCGCAGGCATACCTCAGGAGGAGAAAGAACTGATCTTCAGGGCCGGTTATGGAAAGAACACCGGCTATGGTCTCTTCCTGGCGAGGGAGATACTGAGCTTTTCGGGCATGACCTTACGAGAGACCGGAGAGGTGGGCAAGGGGGCGAGGTTCGAGATCTCCGTCCCCCCGACCAAATATCGCCATGCTCCCCGGTTCACTTTGTCCTCGATCGAGCCCACAGCGTGAAGTCCCCCCGCGCCTCGCTCCTTACCGCCCGGTTAAACGAAGCCTCGATGCCCAGTCTCCGGCGGTTGGTCCAATAGTAGAAGGTAAGGAAGAACAGGGTGGCGTCGATGAGGTAGATGGACCGGCGGGGCCCGATGACGAAGCGCGCCGCGGTCTGCTCCATGAACGGGGTGACGAAGGAGGTCTTACCCAGGGTGCAGGCGGAGAGGCACACCGTGCGGTTGCGGAAGCATTCTGAGGGGAACTCCGAGGCATCGATGCTCCCCCGAGGAAGTAGGAAGTTGGCCCCGCCCTCGTCTCCATGTCCGGAGAGGTGGACGATCCTGAACCGCCTCATGAACTGACGGTCCTCCAACATGCTCAGCAGATCGCTCTTATTGGAAACACCGTGCAGCTCGAAGTAGTCGTAGCTGGCCATCTCCAGGACCTTGCTGAGCATGTCCCCCTCGGTGGGGTCCTCCTTAAGGGGAATGGCCTCGATGATCAGCACGCTGCGTTTGCTCACGCCTCGACATCTACCTGGACAGAGATATAGGATACCGTCAATATTTTTCGAAATCACTTCCTCAAGATATTATCTCAATATGGTCGCTGGACGCCATCTCGGCTGGAATGTGCTCGGTTATCAGGAGATGATGTCAAGCGACCGAGCATGGCGACAAGCGAACCGGGGGATGGCGGGAAGAATGAAATATCTCGCGTGCTATGGCGTAGCAAGTCACGACCCCGGCCGCCAGCTACCGAGTTCGGCCGCCAGGGACGACTAGGTGATAACGTGAGGTACTGGGACCCCCGCATGGAAGAGATGACCAAGGCCGACATCGAGGCTATGCAGTTCAAGCTGCTGAAGACCCTGGTATACCGACTGTACTCCTTCTCCGACTTCTACCGGGCCCGAATGAAAGGGTCAAATGTTCACCCCGATGACATCCGGTCCCTGGATGACATCGTCAAGCTCCCGTTCATGTACAAAAAGGACCTGCGGGACAATTATCCGGACAAGATGTTCATCGGAGGCCAGGAGGATTTGGTGCGCTATCACGTTTCCTCCGGGACGACCGGCAAGCCCACAGTGGTGGGTTATACTCAGAAGGACCTCGACAACTGGTCCACATCGGTGGCGAGGGGCCTGTCGTCGGTGGGCCTGGGCCGGAAGGATGTGATGCAAGTTTCCTACGGCTACGGACTGTTCACCGGCGGACTGGGCCTTCACTATGGCGCGGAGAAGATCGGGGCCACCGTCGTGCCCGCCTCGGTCGGCAACACCGAGCGGCAGATCGAGCTCATTCAGGACCTCCGGGTCACGGCGATCGCCTGCACCCCCTCGTACATGCTGCACATGGCCGAAGTGGCTGAGAAGATGGGTGTGGACATCAACCGGGACACCAAGCTCCGTACCGCCATCCTGGGGGCCGAGCCATGGTCGGAGAGGATGAGGAGCCGCATCGAAGAGAGCACCGGGATCAAGGCCTATGACATCTACGGGACCTCGGAGCTGTCCGGTCCGCTGTTCACCGAGTGCAGCGAGCAGGACGGCATCCACATCTGGGGCGACCTGGCGTATGTGGAGGTGATCGATCCCGAGACCGGGGAACGCCTCGGACCCGGGGAGAGAGGAGAACTGGTCATGACCATGCTGCAGAAGGAGGCCCTGCCCATGATCCGCTACCGCATTGGGGATATCACCTCATACGACGACTCGGAATGCTCTTGCGGCCGGTCGCACGTGCGGATATCGCGCATCCAGGGCCGGGTGGACGATATGTTAATCATCCGCGGCATCAATGTCTTCCCGTCCCAGGTGGAGTTCACTTTGATGTCCATCCCCGAGCTGGGAGAGCACTTCCAGATCGTGGTCGACCGCCAGGGGGCCTTGGACACCATGCTGGTTAGGGTCGAGCTGAAGAACGCCCAGCTGTTCTCCGACAAGCTCGATGACCTCATTCGGCTGAAGAGCAAGGTCGCCCATCTGTTGAGGAACAACCTCAATGTGGCTGTGGACGTGGAACTGGTGTCGCCGGGGACCCTGGCCCGTTTCGAGGGAAAGGCCAAGAGGGTAGTCGATAAGAGGGTGCTGTAATGAGCTATACTATCAAGCAGATATCGATATTCGCCGAGAATAAGCCGGGAAGGCTGGCGGCGATCGCTGAGGTCCTGGAGTCGGAGGGCATCAACATTCTGGCGTTCTCGATCGCCGAGGCCAGCGGGTTTGGCGTGGTCAGGGCGCTGGTCGACCACCCGGAGAAGGCGTTCAAGAAGCTCTCCGAGCTGGGCTACGTGGTCTCCACCACCGATGTCATAGGGGTGAAGATGCACGACCGCCCCGGGGGCCTGAGGGAGATATCCAGGATGCTGGGGGATGCGGGCATCAACATCGAGTACGCCTATGCCTATTCTGGCCGCCCTCATGCCGTCCTCATCCTCCGGGTAGACCAGGTCGACGACGCCATCAAGGCCATCCTCTCCAAGGGCGGGCAGCTGCTGGCCCGTGACGAGCTGTCCTGATTTGGCTGCGACCAGGCCCCGCCGGTTGCGGGAGGGGAGCACGGTCGCCCTCATCTCCCCGTCTTGGGGAGGTCCCCACGCCTTTCCCGAGGTGTATGCGAGGGGGGTATCGGTCCTCGAGGACGAGTTCGGCCTGAAGGTGGTGGCGATGGAGCACACCTGCACCCGGCAATCCTACCTGCGCCGCAACCCCAAGGTGCGGGCGGACGACATCAACAATGCATTCCTGGATCCCGAGATCGACGGCATAATCGCCACCATCGGAGGGGACGACTCCATACGGACGCTCCCCGGCCTGAGGACTGACGAGATCTTGGACAACCCCAAGGTTCTCATGGGCTTCTCGGATACCACCACCTTGCTGACCCATCTATCCCTGGGAGGAATGGTCACCTTCTACGGCCCTTCGGTCATGGCCGGCATATCGCAGATGCGAGGTCGTCCCCGGGAGGTGGAGCATCTCAAGTCTGTCCTTTTCCACCCCCGGCCGACCTACGATTACGTCCCTTCACCCTCCTACAGTGAAGGATATCCCGACTGGTCCGATGACAGCGCGGTGGGGAGGGTGAACAGAAGGAAGAGGAGCATGCGGTGGAAGGCCCTGCAGGGCGAGGGGCGGGTGAGCGGGGAGCTGTTCGGAGGTTGCCTCGAGGTTCTCGATCTGATGAGGATCACCAGGTACTGGCCGCCCAAGCGTTTCTGGGAAGGCAAGGTGCTGTTCCTGGAGACCTCGGAGTCGACACCGTCACCGTCATCGGTCAAAACGATGCTCCGCAACTATGGCATAATGGGGGCGCTGGAGTCGGTGAGCGCGGTGCTGTTCGGCCGACTCCGCGGGTTCTCCGCGAAGCAGAGGGCCGAGATGGAAAGAACGATAAGGGCGGTGGTGAGCGAGGAGGTCGGGAGACCCGAGCTCCCCGTGGTGGTCAACATGGACTTCGGACACACCGATCCCCAGATGGTCTTGCCCCTGGGGGTCAGGGTCGAGGTGGACATCGCCGGGCCGGGGCTGAGGCTGCTCGAGCCAGCGGTGCGATGAGTTCTCGTCGTTTGCTCAAAGCCCTTTCCTGCATCCTGCCGCACGATCTCGATTGGCTGATCCACCGCTTTTTATTTCGAGCTGAGGGAAGGAATGGCGCCGCCCAGCCGAACGTTTCCAGAGCATCGCGTGGTTGATCGGATCGAGTTGACGGTCCGATCGTCTGCCTCCCCCATATGCATGCCGTGGCCCGGAAACCGATTTATACCCTGGGTTGGAAAAGAAACGATGTTCGAGGAGGTGCTAGATTGAAGATGATCGATGAGCAGGTGGCCCATAGGCCGAGGCAGAGGGGACTGGAGGTCATGGTCGAGGCCGGGGACCTGACCACGGACGAGGTGTGCGAGGGAACACGGTATTCTCCTCAGATCTCGATCGGCAACCTGCGGGCGCCCTTCGTGGCGGTGGTCATGGAGGAGATGGGACGGGGCGTCCCAGCGAACGTCCACTGGCTTCTGTGGAATGTGGAGAGGGCGGAGGCGATCCCCCGCAACCTGCCGAAAGAGGCGGAGATCACCCGCCCCATCCGAGGCCGGCAGGGCCGCAACTCCTTCGGCGACATCGGCTACTCCGCACCCTGCCCGCCCCAGGGGGCGAAGCGGACCTACCGTTTCCGGGTGTTCGGGCTGAGCGAGGACCTCGACCTCCCAGGCGGGGCCACCGGGCGGGACCTGGAGAGGGCCATGGAGGGCAAGATCCTGCAATTCGGGGAAGCATCTACGATCTACGAGCGTCCGATGGCCGGGAACATCCTGGGACGGGCTCCGTGAGGTGGTAGGGCTTGAGCGACAGGGACCTGAAAGTGGAGCTGGGCTTCAATATCTATCCGAGTAGATACACATGCGACGGGGAAGGGATCTCTCCGTCGATCACCATATCCGGCCTGACCGCTCCCTATCTCGCGATGATAATGGATGATCCCGATGCCAGGGGTACCTTTACTCACTGGATTATCTGGAACATCCCGGCCAGGGACAGGATACCGGAGAGCGTATCTCCCGTGGACCATCCCCCTGAGCTCCCCGGTGCCACCCAGGGGCTGAACTCGGGGCAGGAGATCGGCTACACGCCTCCCTGTCCGCCGCGGGGGTCTCACCGCTACGTTCTCAAGGTGTACGGCCTGAACGCGCAGCTGGACCTTGGGCCGGGGGCGTCGAAGAGGGAGCTGGAAACGAAGATGGAGGCCAAAATCGTGCAGTTCGGGGAGGCCATGGCCACCTACGCCCGCCCCTGAGTGAATTATATTAGCCTCCAGGGCCAATGATGGAGCGATGTTGCCGGCAGGGCCCCTGATGATCGAGCATAGGCTGATCGAGCGGATGATCACAGTGCTGGACCGGCAACGGGTATCCGTCGAAGCGGGAAGCCCCCCGAACCATGGCTTGCTGGACAGTGCGGTCGATTTCATGAGGACCTACGCCGACCGGTGCCATCACGGCAAGGAGGAGGAGCTGCTTTTCGCCAAGCTCAGGGCCAAGTCGATGGTCCCGGAGATGGTCCAGGCCATGGACCGGCTGATAGCCGACCATGTTCGTTCGCGAGCGCTTGTCGGCCGGTTGAGCGAGCTGAACGACCGATCGCGCGGCGGGGACCTGCCCGACGGGAGAGAGATAAGTAAGGTTCTTGGCGAGATTGTGACTCTCTACCCGGAC comes from the Methanomassiliicoccus sp. genome and includes:
- a CDS encoding proline dehydrogenase family protein; the encoded protein is MPDRWTLPDRDSALSWCARRNEQGIRCIIDILGRYNQDEERARQSHDAYLALANEIVSRRLKASLSVKPSTFGGTVGRQFTKALVGSLCEKAADLGVPIELDMEGQRMVDLTLELAEDCAHSAIKPTVALQAYLNRTPQDIERMIDSGVRVRLVKGAYTGDIRDFTTICEVYKDLIELIISRDVPFCVATHDADLIEWAQQRFHDRDMMEFSFLKGLSDQTKVHLVSDGWKVSEYVPYGANKEGYEARRKTYLRTLDELGRVPAP
- a CDS encoding DUF190 domain-containing protein, producing MTSMVKMLRLKAYVGESDQFKGMPTYKAVVHLLREDGIRGATVTRGVYGFGRRSLLHSTSPLRLSTDLPMLIETVDSEEKIMAVLPKIRAMIKDGPITLDEVTEVRESAP
- the crcB gene encoding fluoride efflux transporter CrcB; protein product: METEELKLVILVALGGAIGSVFRYLLQGYLTRGDFPWGTFAVNLIGSFLIAMLFFFWSQGEGISSVTRAFLFIGVFGGFTTLSSFSLETVNLAQGGQWLWALGNILLNGGVCVLGAFLGRAVGLLVGS
- a CDS encoding MBL fold metallo-hydrolase, which translates into the protein MSTFSFIARMPDDPGALHRAAEIIKSHGGNIHRVDYDRRIDPHIVFFQVDADEDAPEKITKDLRAIGYLQTSLATLRFLKFSVYLPDEPGMLFEFLGHTTGAGANIAFLDFDDRGKHPGRLTVALTLDNDVVAYQLLEEMKLRWRLEILEYDSTGKRLDDTVFYIRFAQELREIIGTEDEEFLFRLLHDSNHIAQELTSQGRDPHMVFRSILQTGRTLRQTTGAGFYSVFQEMTLSTGGKLYCFQLPCGGSVYVLRNAGRIAMFDTGFGIYHREIVEMLAHFGLDARELEGIFITHADADHSGGGALFEAPSYLHQGSMDIIHAANRAYGSQMEGSILGQVYTKFINLFSQFNPPTNVVLLPPASNKTRNGLSIMGEIEICGLKFEVLESLGGHLHGHVFYLCPEVGLVFTGDCLINFDSLTPEMEEFATLAKNLMTTVNVDSERARKERKALLEIGREFDDRAKEDGRRLLVCCGHGAVSTIEGNGLRVLGETKRYSVEEHYQAK
- a CDS encoding CHASE4 domain-containing protein, with protein sequence MKLRSKTLLAVGAIMIVMMFAIVAITSDIVMQGAITHEKKDVDLALDSVSISIRSVESEMSRTAKDWAAWDATYEFIDSLDQSYLESNMDNETLSSLQMNYLLMFNNSRQLIYGQGYDNENAEPLNVSPGIIDVVLANIPEKAVDEPNDSFQGVVLTERGPLLIAVHSITDGSEALPVRGFLVMARQLDDAVIESISDIVKVHAEVFPANDSAGCDLDAATWNDVLHNGSVVVKPFNDTLVFGYQALPGINGSAVAVMKIVGERHSIAQGIESTNLIATDLVFVSLLFCAVTLVVTDRFTTRRIGRLSRQVKEIGKNGNTASHVNMDGSDELSDLAQEMNETIDALHSTKIALQEGERRYRAIVNDQTEMIFRMTEDGVVTFANQALLHDLRRSEAEVIGTKVQDLVPPEIFERLKARCEEAAMVEGALKIDHHSPRSSGDRWMSWIIRKIPVENGALEFQWVGRDLTEQKIAESALAMANKKLNLLASITRHDVMNKLTVAHGYVTIVRGQSSDTKVVEHLTKAEAALKSIEGYLDFTRDFQQMGLAAPVWLNLEEAIGEAAAGVRSDGIEVTVEVGDLEILTDPLVEKVFFNILDNAQRHGVKVTTIHIAAHIEEDGMLLTIEDNGAGIPQEEKELIFRAGYGKNTGYGLFLAREILSFSGMTLRETGEVGKGARFEISVPPTKYRHAPRFTLSSIEPTA
- a CDS encoding phenylacetate--CoA ligase, producing the protein MRYWDPRMEEMTKADIEAMQFKLLKTLVYRLYSFSDFYRARMKGSNVHPDDIRSLDDIVKLPFMYKKDLRDNYPDKMFIGGQEDLVRYHVSSGTTGKPTVVGYTQKDLDNWSTSVARGLSSVGLGRKDVMQVSYGYGLFTGGLGLHYGAEKIGATVVPASVGNTERQIELIQDLRVTAIACTPSYMLHMAEVAEKMGVDINRDTKLRTAILGAEPWSERMRSRIEESTGIKAYDIYGTSELSGPLFTECSEQDGIHIWGDLAYVEVIDPETGERLGPGERGELVMTMLQKEALPMIRYRIGDITSYDDSECSCGRSHVRISRIQGRVDDMLIIRGINVFPSQVEFTLMSIPELGEHFQIVVDRQGALDTMLVRVELKNAQLFSDKLDDLIRLKSKVAHLLRNNLNVAVDVELVSPGTLARFEGKAKRVVDKRVL
- a CDS encoding ACT domain-containing protein, encoding MSYTIKQISIFAENKPGRLAAIAEVLESEGINILAFSIAEASGFGVVRALVDHPEKAFKKLSELGYVVSTTDVIGVKMHDRPGGLREISRMLGDAGINIEYAYAYSGRPHAVLILRVDQVDDAIKAILSKGGQLLARDELS
- a CDS encoding LD-carboxypeptidase, whose translation is MAATRPRRLREGSTVALISPSWGGPHAFPEVYARGVSVLEDEFGLKVVAMEHTCTRQSYLRRNPKVRADDINNAFLDPEIDGIIATIGGDDSIRTLPGLRTDEILDNPKVLMGFSDTTTLLTHLSLGGMVTFYGPSVMAGISQMRGRPREVEHLKSVLFHPRPTYDYVPSPSYSEGYPDWSDDSAVGRVNRRKRSMRWKALQGEGRVSGELFGGCLEVLDLMRITRYWPPKRFWEGKVLFLETSESTPSPSSVKTMLRNYGIMGALESVSAVLFGRLRGFSAKQRAEMERTIRAVVSEEVGRPELPVVVNMDFGHTDPQMVLPLGVRVEVDIAGPGLRLLEPAVR